One Setaria viridis chromosome 3, Setaria_viridis_v4.0, whole genome shotgun sequence DNA window includes the following coding sequences:
- the LOC117848856 gene encoding uncharacterized protein, translating into MPQYMGESAAAPPLNLGFVGESEQLPMEIEGGGESAESLVHGRCKKRPPSPSLPGDGEDSPKSTTSGDNGDEWFISDDSGSEEDEDYEDQGAYPPFTSDNFPTASSDYDEQVAVLYTTPDIKRRGPPPIMLFPAFKTGYHLFGSDYNLADKSEVAVSNDWDCSNKCHCYPMDLIQFIDAKIAGYQHTHPGHAKIFGFIAVREKIKPLRNYVYRRNIDNCEAVSVKRKTGVARLSLNSPARVISMPCRALIEFELHAISEDKTDGGDDLIIEGCTELCNMTVSVSFIQNQRLYGQRCALDIKYLVLINAMEARVDIEVIRVPAHGINLKLLAKTSGFSNVIRLFRGTVMEVGFSASFAVAVEEYNYLDLYIEGSQRDDLTPAQKMRQNEWWQCSFRSRYHGVEDLVVELGDFAAVSVKISFKSYEKRS; encoded by the exons ATGCCGCAATACATGGGtgagtccgccgccgcccctccccttaaTCTAGGGTTTGTGGGGGAGAGCGAGCAGCTACCAATGGAGATTGAGGGAGGAGGCGAATCGGCGGAGTCCCTTGTCCATGGCCGCTGCAAGAAGCGGCCTCCTTCGCCTTCTCTtccgggcgacggcgaggactcGCCCAAGTCCACCACCAGTGGTGATAATGGCGACGAATGGTTCATTAGCGACGACAGCGGcagcgaggaggatgaggattaCGAGGATCAGG ggGCATACCCTCCTTTTACAAGTGATAATTTCCCAACGGCTAGTTCCGACTATGATGAGCAGGTTGCTGTTTTGTATACAACTCCAGACATTAAGCGTCGAGGGCCTCCACCAATCATGCTTTTCCCTGCATTCAAAACTGGCTACCATCTATTTGGTTCTGATTATAATCTTGCTGATAAATCTGAAG TTGCTGTGAGCAATGATTGGGATTGCTCAAATAAATGTCATTGCTATCCAATGGACTTGATTCAATTCATTGATGCCAAAATTGCTGGCTACCAACATACCCATCCTGGACATGCCAAGATCTTTGGCTTTATTGCGGTGCGAGAAAAGATCAAGCCTTTGCGCAACTATGTCTATAGGCGTAATATTGATAATTGTGAAGCTGTATCTGTGAAGCGAAAGACG GGTGTGGCACGTTTATCACTGAATAGCCCTGCACGAGTCATTTCAATGCCGTGCCGTGCATTGATTGAGTTTGAGCTCCATGCCATAAGTGAAGATAAAACTGATGGTGGTGATGACCTGATCATTGAAGGATGCACTGAGCTCTGCAACATGACCGTATCGGTATCATTCATCCAAAACCAGCGCCTGTATGGTCAAAGGTGTGCGCTGGATATTAAGTACTTGGTGCTGATCAATGCAATGGAAGCTCGGGTTGATATCGAGGTCATTCGTGTCCCTGCCCATGGCATCAACCTGAAGCTCCTTGCCAAGACTAGTGGTTTCAGCAATGTGATCCGGCTATTCAGAGGCACTGTTATGGAGGTGGGCTTCTCGGCGAGCTTTGCTGTCGCTGTGGAGGAATACAACTACCTTGATCTGTACATTGAAGGTTCTCAGAGAGATGATCTTACCCCTGCTCAGAAGATGCGGCAAAATGAGTGGTGGCAGTGCAGCTTTAGATCCCGCTACCATGGGGTTGAGGATCTAGTGGTGGAGTTGGGGGATTTTGCAGCAGTTTCGGTCAAGATTAGTTTTAAATCTTACGAGAAGAGGTCTTGA
- the LOC117849870 gene encoding uncharacterized protein, which produces MDKQSNPKNGEVENNVFRRMILNQFAGDIGFDEENVPCNTPRNSVHSTFGRSSGRAVASTSGSHNTDSVSPGEYLNDPGSILSLQPWIFKRSGSQNSEERMHASGSRAFGSGKNLANCFRDAQAVEVCARSPGVGSGPGRGCGALRSRRSRRNLMKPLVPMNNSYVPHLYSENFEIEECTFAPVPSPASARPFIVTDGRRIISKSCYEPVPVPFNTGFEEEECRGTLVMPGSVIGIASLPELKKLKQEGTDSHAARLGLSSSQRSSKSYGQAGLRDRLLLFSTGLSIGILSSSLSNKKEFDTLKGTLKQMENLVQDLQDELEMKEGLTVKELPNESSGEHDDDNSKIHEVDPEPMSKIEAELEAELARLELNITSKRLEEETSDFNEVDQEFIGDIVCGELKVDMIPRDLTDYSSESDHGMDSRESSPDYTRGANYPVSPRDLSIRLHKVIQHRLEDRIKELESTLAHRQKQAQLQMMVTDGIFSDRICSNSETGSSNQESPMFIQETSSMAEPYCLNLSGDALEAYDEAYEEFMRIADSPCTTSTNGKPQVTEDYLVDRGLIWGMEEDSSRDLKEVSTWEQVLKSVDPSRAQESDVDDEDETDDDSKVLIQQIVERTKQGSPVLINAQKLLFSVDQ; this is translated from the exons ATGGACAAGCAGAGCAACCCCAAGAATGGGGAAGTGGAGAACAATGTGTTTCGCAGGATGATACTTAATCAGTTTGCTGGGGACATCGGTTTCGATGAGGAGAATGTGCCTTGCAATACACCAAGAAACTCTGTTCACTCCACATTTGGTCGCTCATCAGGCAGGGCTGTTGCTTCTACTAGCGGCAGCCACAACACTGATTCAGTGAGCCCAGGCGAGTACCTGAATGATCCTGGATCCATACTGAGTTTGCAACCTTGGATCTTTAAGAGAAGCGGCTCACAGAACAGTGAGGAAAGGATGCATGCTAGTGGCAGCAGGGCATTCGGTTCAGGCAAAAATCTGGCAAATTGCTTTCGAGATGCTCAAGCTGTCGAAGTCTGTGCAAGGAGCCCTGGTGTTGGTTCTGGACCTGGAAGGGGTTGTGGAGCTCTTAGGAGCAGAAGATCTCGTAGGAATTTGATGAAGCCACTTGTGCCGATGAACAACTCCTATGTTCCTCATCTTTACAGTGAGAACTTTGAAATTGAAGAATGCACATTTGCTCCAGTTCCTTCCCCAGCTTCTGCTAGGCCATTCATTGTGACAGATGGGAGAAGGATAATTAGTAAATCATGCTATGAGCCAGTACCTGTACCCTTTAATACTGGATTTGAGGAGGAGGAATGTAGAGGCACCTTAGTGATGCCAGGAAGCGTGATTGGGATCGCTTCTCTACCTGAGCTGAAGAAATTGAAACAGGAGGGCACAGATTCACACGCTGCAAGGCTTGGTCTGTCTAGTTCTCAGAGAAGTAGTAAATCATACGGACAAGCAG GTTTACGTGATCGATTGCTCCTATTCTCTACTGGGTTGAGCATCGGTATTCTATCGTCTTCTCTGTCAAACAAGAAGGAATTTGATACGTTGAAGGGCACACTGAAGCAAATGGAGAACTTGGTTCAGGATTTACAAGATGAGTTGGAGATGAAAGAGGGTTTAACTGTGAAAGAATTGCCTAATGAAAGTTCTGGCGAACATGATG ATGATAATAGCAAAATACATGAAGTTGATCCGGAGCCAATGAGCAAAATCGAAGCTGAGCTTGAAGCCGAACTTGCGAGACTGGAACTAAATATCACCTCGAAACGTTTGGAAGAAGAAACATCTGACTTCAATGAG GTTGACCAGGAGTTCATTGGTGACATTGTTTGTGGGGAACTGAAAGTTGATATGATCCCTCGCGACCTCACAGATTACAGCAGTGAAAGTGACCATGGCATGGACAGCAGAGAAAGTTCCCCCGATTACACACGTGGAGCAAACTATCCCGTCTCGCCAAGAGATCTCAGCATTCGTCTCCACAAGGTGATTCAACACAGGCTTGAAGATCGAATCAAGGAGCTTGAGTCAACACTTGCCCATAGACAGAAGCAGGCGCAACTGCAGATGATGGTGACCGATGGAATCTTCTCTGATCGAATCTGCTCAAACAGTGAGACGGGTTCTTCCAACCAGGAAAGTCCCATGTTCATACAAGAAACTAGCTCCATGGCAGAACCCTACTGTCTAAACCTATCTGGAGATGCACTAGAAGCATATGATGAAGCTTACGAGGAATTCATGAGAATTGCAGACTCCCCTTGCACCACAAGTACAAATGGGAAACCGCAGGTAACTGAAGATTACTTGGTGGACCGTGGCTTAATCTGGGGCATGGAGGAGGATAGCTCTAGGGATCTGAAAGAAGTGTCCACTTGGGAGCAAGTTCTGAAGAGTGTGGATCCTAGCAGAGCTCAAGAGAGTGATGTGGATGACGAAGATGAGACTGATGATGATAGTAAAGTGCTGATTCAGCAGATTGTAGAGAGAACTAAACAAGGTTCACCTGTACTCATTAACGCTCAAAAACTTCtgttttctgtagatcaatag